The following are encoded together in the Cynocephalus volans isolate mCynVol1 chromosome 4, mCynVol1.pri, whole genome shotgun sequence genome:
- the LOC134374821 gene encoding olfactory receptor 8B3 isoform X3: protein MEEGNSSSVTEFILAGLTDRPELQQPLLCLFIMIYIVTMVGNLGLITLIGLNSHLHTPMYYFLFNLSFIDFCYSSVFTPKMLINFVSKKNVISYVGCMTQLFFFLFFVISECYMLTSMAYDRYVAICNPLLYKVTMSPQVCSVLSFAAYVMGFAGATAHTGCMLRLTFCDANIINHYLCDILPLLQLSCTSTYVNEVVVFIVVGINITVPSLTILVSYIFIFTSILHIKSTQGRSKAFSTCSSHIIALSLFFGSAAFMYFKYSSLDSLDQGKIFSVFYTNVGPMLNPLIYSIRNKDVKVALRKALIRIQMRNMF from the exons ATGGAGGAAGG CAATAGCTCCTCAGTGACTGAATTTATTCTTGCTGGATTAACAGATCGTccagagctccagcagcccctccTTTGCCTCTTTATAATGATCTACATTGTCACCATGGTCGGCAACCTTGGCTTGATCACTCTTATTGGTCTAAATTCtcacctccacacccccatgtactatTTCCTCTTCAACCTCTCCTTCATTGATTTTTGTTACTCTTCTGTTTTCACTCCCAAAATGCTCATAAACTTTGTATCAAAGAAGAATGTCATTTCCTATGTTGGGTGCATGACtcagctctttttctttctcttctttgtcaTCTCTGAATGCTATATGTTGACCTCAATGGCCTATgatcgctatgtggccatctgtaatCCATTGTTGTATAAGGTCACCATGTCCCCTCAGGTCTGCTCTGTGCTGTCTTTTGCTGCGTATGTGATGGGATTTGCTGGAGCCACTGCGCACACAGGGTGCATGCTTAGACTAACCTTCTGTGATGCCAACATCATCAACCATTACTTGTGTGACATACTCCCCCTCCTCCAACTTTCTTGCACCAGCACCTATGTCAACGAGGTAGTGGTTTTTATTGTTGTGGGTATTAATATCACAGTACCCAGTCTTACCATCCTAGTTTCTTACATTTTCATCTTCACTAGCATTCTTCATATCAAGTCCACTCAAGGAAGATCAAAAGCCTTCAGTACTTGTAGCTCTCACATCAttgccctttctcttttttttgggtCAGCTGCattcatgtattttaaatattcttctctTGATTCTTTGGACCAGGGAaagattttttctgttttctatactAACGTGGGCCCCATGCTGAATCCCCTGATTTACAGTATAAGGAATAAGGATGTCAAAGTTGCACTTAGGAAAGCCCTAATTAGAATTCAGATGAGAAACATGTTCTAA
- the LOC134374821 gene encoding olfactory receptor 8B3 isoform X1 translates to MAIIKKMLASNSSSVTEFILAGLTDRPELQQPLLCLFIMIYIVTMVGNLGLITLIGLNSHLHTPMYYFLFNLSFIDFCYSSVFTPKMLINFVSKKNVISYVGCMTQLFFFLFFVISECYMLTSMAYDRYVAICNPLLYKVTMSPQVCSVLSFAAYVMGFAGATAHTGCMLRLTFCDANIINHYLCDILPLLQLSCTSTYVNEVVVFIVVGINITVPSLTILVSYIFIFTSILHIKSTQGRSKAFSTCSSHIIALSLFFGSAAFMYFKYSSLDSLDQGKIFSVFYTNVGPMLNPLIYSIRNKDVKVALRKALIRIQMRNMF, encoded by the exons atggcaaTAATCAAAAAGAT GCTGGCTAGCAATAGCTCCTCAGTGACTGAATTTATTCTTGCTGGATTAACAGATCGTccagagctccagcagcccctccTTTGCCTCTTTATAATGATCTACATTGTCACCATGGTCGGCAACCTTGGCTTGATCACTCTTATTGGTCTAAATTCtcacctccacacccccatgtactatTTCCTCTTCAACCTCTCCTTCATTGATTTTTGTTACTCTTCTGTTTTCACTCCCAAAATGCTCATAAACTTTGTATCAAAGAAGAATGTCATTTCCTATGTTGGGTGCATGACtcagctctttttctttctcttctttgtcaTCTCTGAATGCTATATGTTGACCTCAATGGCCTATgatcgctatgtggccatctgtaatCCATTGTTGTATAAGGTCACCATGTCCCCTCAGGTCTGCTCTGTGCTGTCTTTTGCTGCGTATGTGATGGGATTTGCTGGAGCCACTGCGCACACAGGGTGCATGCTTAGACTAACCTTCTGTGATGCCAACATCATCAACCATTACTTGTGTGACATACTCCCCCTCCTCCAACTTTCTTGCACCAGCACCTATGTCAACGAGGTAGTGGTTTTTATTGTTGTGGGTATTAATATCACAGTACCCAGTCTTACCATCCTAGTTTCTTACATTTTCATCTTCACTAGCATTCTTCATATCAAGTCCACTCAAGGAAGATCAAAAGCCTTCAGTACTTGTAGCTCTCACATCAttgccctttctcttttttttgggtCAGCTGCattcatgtattttaaatattcttctctTGATTCTTTGGACCAGGGAaagattttttctgttttctatactAACGTGGGCCCCATGCTGAATCCCCTGATTTACAGTATAAGGAATAAGGATGTCAAAGTTGCACTTAGGAAAGCCCTAATTAGAATTCAGATGAGAAACATGTTCTAA
- the LOC134374821 gene encoding olfactory receptor 8B3 isoform X2 has product MKKMLASNSSSVTEFILAGLTDRPELQQPLLCLFIMIYIVTMVGNLGLITLIGLNSHLHTPMYYFLFNLSFIDFCYSSVFTPKMLINFVSKKNVISYVGCMTQLFFFLFFVISECYMLTSMAYDRYVAICNPLLYKVTMSPQVCSVLSFAAYVMGFAGATAHTGCMLRLTFCDANIINHYLCDILPLLQLSCTSTYVNEVVVFIVVGINITVPSLTILVSYIFIFTSILHIKSTQGRSKAFSTCSSHIIALSLFFGSAAFMYFKYSSLDSLDQGKIFSVFYTNVGPMLNPLIYSIRNKDVKVALRKALIRIQMRNMF; this is encoded by the exons atgaagaaaat GCTGGCTAGCAATAGCTCCTCAGTGACTGAATTTATTCTTGCTGGATTAACAGATCGTccagagctccagcagcccctccTTTGCCTCTTTATAATGATCTACATTGTCACCATGGTCGGCAACCTTGGCTTGATCACTCTTATTGGTCTAAATTCtcacctccacacccccatgtactatTTCCTCTTCAACCTCTCCTTCATTGATTTTTGTTACTCTTCTGTTTTCACTCCCAAAATGCTCATAAACTTTGTATCAAAGAAGAATGTCATTTCCTATGTTGGGTGCATGACtcagctctttttctttctcttctttgtcaTCTCTGAATGCTATATGTTGACCTCAATGGCCTATgatcgctatgtggccatctgtaatCCATTGTTGTATAAGGTCACCATGTCCCCTCAGGTCTGCTCTGTGCTGTCTTTTGCTGCGTATGTGATGGGATTTGCTGGAGCCACTGCGCACACAGGGTGCATGCTTAGACTAACCTTCTGTGATGCCAACATCATCAACCATTACTTGTGTGACATACTCCCCCTCCTCCAACTTTCTTGCACCAGCACCTATGTCAACGAGGTAGTGGTTTTTATTGTTGTGGGTATTAATATCACAGTACCCAGTCTTACCATCCTAGTTTCTTACATTTTCATCTTCACTAGCATTCTTCATATCAAGTCCACTCAAGGAAGATCAAAAGCCTTCAGTACTTGTAGCTCTCACATCAttgccctttctcttttttttgggtCAGCTGCattcatgtattttaaatattcttctctTGATTCTTTGGACCAGGGAaagattttttctgttttctatactAACGTGGGCCCCATGCTGAATCCCCTGATTTACAGTATAAGGAATAAGGATGTCAAAGTTGCACTTAGGAAAGCCCTAATTAGAATTCAGATGAGAAACATGTTCTAA
- the LOC134374821 gene encoding olfactory receptor 8B3 isoform X4, which yields MGDIPHTPMTEFILAGLTDRPELQQPLLCLFIMIYIVTMVGNLGLITLIGLNSHLHTPMYYFLFNLSFIDFCYSSVFTPKMLINFVSKKNVISYVGCMTQLFFFLFFVISECYMLTSMAYDRYVAICNPLLYKVTMSPQVCSVLSFAAYVMGFAGATAHTGCMLRLTFCDANIINHYLCDILPLLQLSCTSTYVNEVVVFIVVGINITVPSLTILVSYIFIFTSILHIKSTQGRSKAFSTCSSHIIALSLFFGSAAFMYFKYSSLDSLDQGKIFSVFYTNVGPMLNPLIYSIRNKDVKVALRKALIRIQMRNMF from the exons ATGGGAGACATTCCCCACACCCCAA TGACTGAATTTATTCTTGCTGGATTAACAGATCGTccagagctccagcagcccctccTTTGCCTCTTTATAATGATCTACATTGTCACCATGGTCGGCAACCTTGGCTTGATCACTCTTATTGGTCTAAATTCtcacctccacacccccatgtactatTTCCTCTTCAACCTCTCCTTCATTGATTTTTGTTACTCTTCTGTTTTCACTCCCAAAATGCTCATAAACTTTGTATCAAAGAAGAATGTCATTTCCTATGTTGGGTGCATGACtcagctctttttctttctcttctttgtcaTCTCTGAATGCTATATGTTGACCTCAATGGCCTATgatcgctatgtggccatctgtaatCCATTGTTGTATAAGGTCACCATGTCCCCTCAGGTCTGCTCTGTGCTGTCTTTTGCTGCGTATGTGATGGGATTTGCTGGAGCCACTGCGCACACAGGGTGCATGCTTAGACTAACCTTCTGTGATGCCAACATCATCAACCATTACTTGTGTGACATACTCCCCCTCCTCCAACTTTCTTGCACCAGCACCTATGTCAACGAGGTAGTGGTTTTTATTGTTGTGGGTATTAATATCACAGTACCCAGTCTTACCATCCTAGTTTCTTACATTTTCATCTTCACTAGCATTCTTCATATCAAGTCCACTCAAGGAAGATCAAAAGCCTTCAGTACTTGTAGCTCTCACATCAttgccctttctcttttttttgggtCAGCTGCattcatgtattttaaatattcttctctTGATTCTTTGGACCAGGGAaagattttttctgttttctatactAACGTGGGCCCCATGCTGAATCCCCTGATTTACAGTATAAGGAATAAGGATGTCAAAGTTGCACTTAGGAAAGCCCTAATTAGAATTCAGATGAGAAACATGTTCTAA